The following are encoded together in the Methanomassiliicoccales archaeon genome:
- a CDS encoding HD domain-containing protein, with the protein MVIALEVPLHGNAKLSQILERINNDAELRTYWRASNVTAIDRLGYNDHGPMHVRIVARSALKMLRLLIDAGEVPDIVKSYAMKNEDAEVVVLLASALHDIGHAVHRDNHEEFSVALAPGVVRRILAGIYEEPDMTAILVEVLHAMITHRSDLEPLTLEASVVRVADALDMEKGRARIPFKTGSVNIHSVSALAIDKVRITKGEERPIKVEICMNNSAGIFQIDELLRDKIAKTSIRDKITIVVQVPKEEKRIIEELRI; encoded by the coding sequence ATGGTGATTGCTTTAGAGGTGCCTCTGCATGGCAATGCGAAGCTCTCCCAGATTCTTGAGCGCATCAACAATGATGCGGAGCTCAGGACCTACTGGAGGGCGAGTAACGTCACAGCCATAGATCGTTTAGGCTATAACGATCATGGCCCGATGCATGTACGCATAGTGGCCCGTTCAGCCCTGAAGATGCTTCGTCTCCTCATTGATGCTGGGGAAGTACCAGACATAGTCAAGAGCTATGCCATGAAGAATGAGGACGCAGAAGTGGTCGTGCTTCTCGCCTCGGCCCTGCATGATATAGGTCACGCGGTGCACCGTGATAACCATGAAGAGTTCTCCGTCGCTCTGGCGCCCGGTGTGGTGCGACGGATTTTAGCTGGCATATATGAGGAGCCGGACATGACTGCTATTTTGGTAGAGGTACTGCACGCCATGATTACGCATCGCAGCGACCTCGAACCCCTAACCCTAGAGGCCAGTGTAGTGCGAGTTGCCGATGCCTTGGATATGGAGAAGGGCAGGGCTCGTATACCATTCAAAACGGGAAGCGTGAACATCCACTCAGTATCCGCCCTGGCCATAGACAAGGTGAGGATCACCAAAGGGGAGGAGAGACCGATAAAGGTGGAGATATGCATGAACAATTCCGCCGGTATATTCCAAATCGATGAGCTATTGAGAGACAAAATCGCTAAAACGTCAATTCGTGATAAGATTACAATAGTGGTGCAAGTCCCCAAGGAAGAGAAGAGGATAATAGAGGAATTGAGGATATGA
- the pcn gene encoding proliferating cell nuclear antigen (pcna) produces the protein MFQAKVKSETLKGIVDVVSTLVDEAKFKVDAKGVALKAVDPAHVAMVDLKIEKSAFDEYAANDTELGIDLDKIKEVLRLSRSGDVITLEQDEDKNRLVINVGNVTRRMNLVDTTGMSDPKVPNLSLPAKVAVAAEELQKGIKAAESISDHIALMAKSDGFEMVSEGDTDSVSLKLSKDQLVSLECKESVRSLFPLDYFSNMVRAIPAGTIVTMSLGNDYPVKLEFAIADGKGTVNYLLAPRIESD, from the coding sequence TTGTTTCAAGCCAAGGTTAAATCTGAGACGCTCAAGGGCATCGTCGATGTGGTCTCTACCCTAGTGGACGAAGCTAAGTTCAAAGTAGATGCCAAAGGTGTAGCCCTTAAAGCCGTAGATCCTGCTCATGTGGCAATGGTTGATTTGAAGATCGAAAAAAGCGCCTTCGACGAATATGCCGCCAATGATACGGAGCTCGGCATAGACTTGGACAAGATCAAAGAGGTTTTGCGGCTGTCCCGTAGTGGAGATGTGATCACGCTAGAGCAAGACGAAGATAAGAATAGATTGGTGATTAATGTTGGTAATGTGACGAGGCGCATGAATCTGGTCGATACCACGGGTATGTCTGATCCTAAGGTTCCGAACCTCAGCCTTCCCGCCAAAGTGGCAGTGGCGGCAGAAGAGCTGCAGAAAGGCATCAAGGCCGCGGAGAGCATATCCGACCATATCGCCTTGATGGCAAAGTCTGACGGCTTTGAAATGGTCTCTGAGGGGGATACTGATTCGGTTTCATTGAAGCTCTCAAAGGATCAATTGGTCTCGTTGGAATGCAAGGAAAGCGTAAGGTCTCTTTTCCCATTGGATTACTTCTCCAATATGGTCAGGGCCATCCCCGCGGGAACGATTGTGACCATGAGTTTGGGGAATGATTACCCCGTCAAGCTGGAGTTTGCTATAGCTGATGGAAAGGGCACTGTAAATTATCTATTGGCTCCACGAATAGAATCGGATTGA
- a CDS encoding transcription factor S: MKYCPSCRSLMIPDRKSDKFVCKKCNCKADMEKDICKTVKVSEVRQKEMAVIDGNAPTLPKTAVECPKCGHNEAYWVLRQTRAADEPETKIYRCVKCSSSWREY, translated from the coding sequence ATGAAATACTGTCCCTCATGCAGATCATTGATGATACCCGATAGGAAAAGTGATAAGTTCGTGTGCAAGAAGTGCAATTGCAAAGCGGACATGGAAAAAGATATTTGTAAGACTGTCAAGGTCTCAGAAGTGCGTCAGAAGGAGATGGCCGTAATCGATGGAAACGCGCCTACCCTCCCTAAGACCGCAGTCGAATGCCCCAAATGCGGTCATAACGAGGCCTATTGGGTGCTTAGGCAGACGCGCGCCGCCGATGAGCCTGAGACCAAGATATATCGTTGTGTGAAGTGCTCCTCCTCTTGGCGCGAATATTAG
- a CDS encoding helix-turn-helix transcriptional regulator, translated as MNEYALGRFSRGGVRSDPEKVWLQSSYRVMLIKEGIEKAGSINKLGRELGYRSRVHPGWSIRQILLGYQPFPLERLKKLAQFLGTPMSEIMEHQARPGSVTVESTRDALIQHGLFCYFPR; from the coding sequence GTGAATGAATACGCGCTTGGAAGATTTTCTAGAGGAGGAGTCCGTTCAGATCCAGAAAAGGTGTGGCTCCAATCGAGTTACAGAGTAATGCTGATCAAAGAAGGGATAGAGAAAGCAGGAAGCATTAACAAACTAGGTAGGGAGCTGGGGTATCGCTCCCGCGTGCATCCTGGGTGGTCCATAAGACAAATATTGTTGGGATACCAACCTTTCCCCTTGGAGAGGTTGAAGAAGCTGGCTCAGTTCCTAGGCACTCCTATGTCGGAGATAATGGAACACCAAGCAAGGCCAGGGTCTGTTACCGTGGAGAGCACTCGCGACGCCTTGATACAGCATGGCTTATTTTGTTATTTCCCTCGTTGA
- a CDS encoding secondary thiamine-phosphate synthase enzyme YjbQ codes for MAVFRKILHLRTQHEGDIKDITGEIKNAVQASGLKEGLACAFVMHSTAAIFTMEHEPGLEKDMKDALQRILPKEIDYEHHKTWNDRNGHSHLRASFLGPSVTLPFQEGKLDLGTWQQVVLMELDTNGRERKVVIQIVGE; via the coding sequence ATGGCAGTCTTCCGTAAGATCTTGCATCTGCGCACCCAGCATGAGGGAGACATTAAAGACATCACGGGAGAGATCAAAAACGCTGTGCAGGCATCGGGTTTGAAAGAAGGTCTGGCCTGCGCCTTCGTCATGCACTCTACAGCCGCCATTTTCACCATGGAGCATGAACCTGGCCTGGAGAAGGATATGAAGGATGCTCTTCAGCGCATACTCCCTAAGGAGATAGATTATGAGCATCACAAAACTTGGAATGATAGGAATGGCCACTCCCATCTCCGAGCCTCGTTCCTAGGTCCCTCTGTCACCCTGCCGTTTCAGGAAGGAAAATTGGACCTGGGGACTTGGCAGCAGGTGGTGCTCATGGAACTGGATACTAATGGGAGAGAAAGAAAAGTGGTCATTCAGATAGTAGGCGAATAG
- a CDS encoding MBL fold metallo-hydrolase codes for MRFRFLGGAEEVGKIGAYIEEGGASALIEYGLKLRPKEAPTPPLPPPHHIDHVLLTHSHLDHCGMIPWLCRENPETRILSTNTSQEVAQLLWQDTIKIADMEGYRRPFEPEDIRLAMSRFILEDFGQSLDWGGFEVKLHRAGHIPGAAMFEINGVRTSLFTGDLHTISTRLVKGANPVKCDNLFIEATYAGRNHLNSRLKEEHRFIEKVKEVVDNGGKAIIPCFAVGRTQEVMLLLKDLKLNMWVDGMGKHVNRIYLDAAAHLNVKDFKKAFNRFRAVRVSSDRRKVKKDADVIVTTGGMLDGGPVLEYIEAFQNDTKTAVLMTGYQVPESNGRLLKETGEIEVLTEESRNRSPEEILGPVETRRIKVKCQVEQFDLSAHADHEQLLRFIRGCEPENVILMHSDQPQLLAKELEKEFNVILPKTDQVIEI; via the coding sequence ATGAGATTCAGATTCCTTGGAGGGGCAGAAGAGGTTGGAAAGATAGGGGCATACATCGAGGAAGGAGGAGCCAGCGCCCTAATAGAATATGGGCTGAAGTTGCGGCCCAAGGAAGCGCCAACGCCACCATTACCTCCTCCTCACCATATAGATCATGTCCTCTTAACCCATAGCCACCTCGATCATTGCGGTATGATCCCTTGGCTATGCCGGGAGAATCCAGAGACTAGAATACTCTCGACCAACACCTCCCAAGAGGTAGCCCAGCTACTCTGGCAGGACACCATAAAGATCGCTGATATGGAAGGGTATAGGCGTCCTTTCGAGCCTGAGGACATCCGTTTAGCCATGTCCAGGTTTATCCTTGAGGACTTCGGTCAATCCCTGGATTGGGGAGGGTTCGAGGTTAAACTACACCGGGCTGGGCACATCCCAGGTGCAGCTATGTTCGAGATTAATGGGGTCAGGACATCCTTGTTCACGGGAGATCTCCATACCATATCTACACGCCTCGTCAAGGGAGCAAATCCAGTTAAGTGCGACAACCTATTCATTGAGGCAACCTATGCAGGTCGCAACCATCTCAATTCACGACTCAAGGAAGAGCACCGTTTCATCGAGAAGGTCAAAGAAGTAGTGGATAATGGTGGGAAGGCTATCATACCCTGCTTTGCCGTAGGCCGTACGCAAGAGGTCATGCTCCTCCTCAAGGACCTGAAGCTTAACATGTGGGTAGATGGGATGGGCAAGCATGTCAATCGCATCTACCTTGATGCCGCAGCTCATCTGAACGTCAAAGATTTCAAGAAAGCGTTCAACCGCTTCCGCGCCGTTCGTGTCTCATCCGATCGAAGGAAGGTCAAGAAGGATGCGGACGTCATAGTCACCACCGGAGGCATGCTGGACGGCGGGCCAGTGCTAGAGTATATAGAGGCTTTCCAGAACGATACCAAAACTGCCGTCCTCATGACTGGATATCAGGTTCCTGAGTCGAATGGTAGGCTACTGAAGGAAACCGGCGAGATAGAGGTCCTGACAGAAGAGTCGCGCAACCGGAGCCCTGAGGAGATATTAGGGCCAGTCGAGACAAGGAGGATAAAGGTCAAGTGCCAGGTGGAACAGTTCGACCTCTCCGCGCACGCCGATCATGAGCAGCTCTTAAGGTTCATTCGTGGATGCGAGCCAGAGAACGTGATATTGATGCACTCGGACCAGCCCCAACTCCTAGCCAAGGAGCTGGAGAAGGAGTTCAACGTCATCCTCCCCAAGACAGACCAAGTGATCGAGATCTAA
- the nadC gene encoding carboxylating nicotinate-nucleotide diphosphorylase: MSRISEYLEEDIGFGDITSETLIGDEIGSARIKANEDCLLAGLEEAIEVFREVGVNTFPMARDGERVAKGEDVLVVEGPLKKILLAERLALNFLMRMSGVATATNNILRECRKYNPHIKIAATRKTTPGFRYYEKKAVAMGGGDPHRFRLDDAILIKDNHLRVVGSITQAISKSKSVSFSKKVEVEVETVEQAVEAAKAGADIIMLDNMRPEQVEVAYLAVKRLNEKALVEVSGGLSPETAPHYAKHADILSLGWITHSARAMHFNLEVTSVKPPQQQQA; encoded by the coding sequence ATGAGCAGGATCAGCGAGTACCTCGAGGAAGATATAGGGTTCGGGGACATTACCAGCGAGACCCTTATCGGGGATGAGATTGGTTCTGCCCGCATCAAGGCCAATGAGGATTGCCTCCTGGCAGGCCTGGAAGAGGCCATCGAGGTCTTCAGGGAAGTTGGGGTGAATACCTTCCCCATGGCGCGGGATGGGGAGAGGGTGGCCAAGGGTGAGGACGTGTTGGTGGTGGAGGGGCCGCTAAAGAAAATCCTGCTGGCAGAGCGCCTTGCGCTCAATTTCCTGATGAGGATGAGCGGCGTGGCCACAGCTACGAACAACATTTTGCGGGAATGTCGCAAATACAATCCCCACATAAAGATAGCTGCGACCAGGAAGACCACACCCGGTTTCCGTTATTATGAGAAGAAGGCTGTGGCCATGGGCGGAGGGGATCCGCATCGCTTCCGTTTAGATGATGCCATACTCATAAAGGACAACCATCTGCGTGTGGTCGGTTCCATAACTCAGGCCATCTCCAAGTCCAAGAGCGTATCCTTTAGCAAGAAAGTGGAGGTAGAGGTAGAGACGGTAGAGCAGGCGGTGGAAGCGGCCAAAGCAGGGGCAGACATAATCATGCTGGATAATATGCGCCCTGAACAGGTAGAAGTGGCTTATTTGGCCGTGAAAAGGCTCAACGAGAAGGCCTTGGTGGAGGTGTCCGGAGGCCTATCCCCTGAGACCGCGCCGCACTATGCTAAGCACGCTGACATACTTTCATTGGGGTGGATAACGCATTCAGCTAGGGCTATGCATTTCAATCTTGAGGTAACCTCGGTCAAGCCGCCGCAACAACAGCAGGCCTGA
- a CDS encoding CoB--CoM heterodisulfide reductase iron-sulfur subunit B family protein — protein sequence MPSYFLYAGCLISSRLPFLEASSRFVLDRMGIDYLSFPRATCCVEPIGLRSLGYDAWLMFVGRMLSIASTERRDVISLCNGCFLSFKEAIHHLERKDVRERINRNLAQIGLEYRGGVEVKHIAEVLKDQGESAINALVKRPLKELRLACHPGCHLVRPSKLLRVESYFSPMLLGKFAEWIGAQVVYNELWPRCCGGGLAGIEDRISEAILRENTELFKASGANCILTPCPFCFLQFDLRQKQGIPVLFLPEMIALAFGASAEQIGLRYHRTKLDF from the coding sequence GGATGCCTTATATCCTCAAGACTTCCCTTCCTCGAGGCATCCTCAAGGTTCGTCCTTGATCGAATGGGAATCGATTATCTATCTTTTCCCAGAGCTACCTGCTGCGTAGAGCCAATTGGCCTACGCTCACTCGGTTATGATGCTTGGCTGATGTTTGTTGGCAGGATGCTCTCAATCGCCTCGACTGAAAGGAGGGATGTCATCTCCCTGTGCAACGGATGCTTCCTTTCATTCAAGGAGGCAATCCATCACCTAGAGCGAAAAGACGTCAGAGAGAGGATAAATAGAAATTTGGCGCAAATCGGACTGGAGTATCGGGGAGGGGTAGAAGTGAAGCATATCGCAGAGGTCTTAAAGGACCAGGGGGAGTCTGCTATCAATGCTTTGGTCAAAAGGCCTCTGAAGGAGTTGAGACTCGCTTGCCATCCCGGATGCCATTTGGTACGGCCTAGTAAATTGCTGCGTGTAGAGTCCTACTTTTCTCCTATGCTCCTAGGTAAATTCGCTGAGTGGATTGGAGCTCAAGTGGTCTATAATGAGCTTTGGCCTCGCTGTTGTGGAGGTGGCCTAGCTGGAATAGAGGATCGTATCTCTGAAGCCATTTTACGCGAGAATACAGAGCTTTTCAAGGCTTCAGGGGCCAACTGCATATTAACGCCTTGCCCCTTCTGCTTCCTGCAATTTGACCTGCGGCAGAAGCAGGGAATCCCTGTTCTTTTTCTGCCCGAAATGATCGCACTGGCCTTCGGGGCCTCAGCTGAGCAGATAGGGTTGAGGTATCATCGCACCAAGCTGGATTTCTAA